The proteins below are encoded in one region of Apostichopus japonicus isolate 1M-3 chromosome 22, ASM3797524v1, whole genome shotgun sequence:
- the LOC139963839 gene encoding uncharacterized protein, which yields MSTNDETPAQTPTPLAAVSLKLPPYWPNDPHIWFAQVEAQFTTRGVKDEKTKYAYVIASLQPEVAQEVRDILLKPPPADPYKSLKKELIKRTTASEQKRLHQLLTAEELCDKKPSQLLRRMKQLLASNTVDGNILKQLFVQRLPTNVQLVLATTSDNTNIEELAALADKIMEVVIPQPIATVAAVQNTTAPALSDGIAQLQRQIDVLTKQVASLTKQQRDQSRGRSKSRPKSNNNRKSRDSTPTGGICWYHHTFGDDANHCRPPCTHKGATKAENSTASD from the coding sequence ATGTCAACGAACGACGAAACACCCGCCCAGACACCCACCCCCCTGGCAGCAGTCAGCCTGAAACTACCGCCCTACTGGCCGAACGACCCCCATATTTGGTTTGCCCAAGTGGAAGCCCAATTTACAACGAGAGGGGTCAAAGACGAAAAAACCAAATATGCTTATGTCATCGCTTCGTTGCAGCCCGAGGTAGCGCAAGAGGTGCGCGATATACTCCTGAAACCCCCACCAGCCGACCCATACAAATCGCTCAAGAAGGAGCTCATCAAACGCACAACTGCGTCCGAGCAGAAGCGGCTCCATCAGTTGTTGACGGCCGAAGAGTTATGCGACAAGAAGCCATCCCAACTGCTCCGCAGAATGAAGCAGCTGCTTGCTTCCAACACCGTCgatggcaacattttgaagcaACTTTTCGTACAGAGACTGCCGACAAATGTGCAACTTGTCCTTGCCACAACCAGTGACAACACCAACATCGAGGAATTGGCAGCTCTCGCGGACAAAATTATGGAAGTGGTAATCCCGCAACCGATTGCAACAGTGGCGGCGGTGCAAAACACAACAGCGCCAGCTCTGAGCGACGGAATCGCTCAACTTCAACGACAAATCGACGTACTGACGAAGCAGGTGGCGTCGCTGACCAAACAACAACGTGACCAAAGTCGTGGTCGTTCGAAGTCGCGCCCCAAGTCTAATAACAACCGCAAGTCCCGTGACAGTACACCAACTGGAGGTATTTGCTGGTACCACCACACCTTTGGTGACGATGCCAATCACTGCCGACCGCCGTGCACCCACAAAGGAGCTACTAAAGCGGAAAACTCCACGGCCAGCGACTAG